The candidate division WOR-3 bacterium genome window below encodes:
- the tadA gene encoding tRNA adenosine(34) deaminase TadA: MNDDYFMKEALREAQKAFERDEVPIGAVAVYKNQIIGRGHNQTEGLKDPTAHAEILAITAAANALSSWRLNDVEMFTTVEPCIMCAGALVLARVKRIIFGVRDEKFGGCGSVFNIVNEPKLNHRVEITQGVLGSQAASLMKSFFEKKRKKEKGNQKSSGFPG, from the coding sequence ATGAACGACGATTATTTCATGAAAGAGGCGCTCAGGGAAGCGCAAAAAGCCTTTGAGAGAGATGAAGTGCCCATCGGCGCGGTCGCGGTCTACAAGAATCAAATAATCGGCCGCGGGCATAATCAAACCGAGGGTCTCAAAGACCCAACCGCCCATGCCGAGATCCTCGCAATTACCGCTGCGGCAAATGCGCTGAGTTCATGGCGCCTCAATGACGTCGAAATGTTCACAACCGTGGAACCCTGCATAATGTGTGCCGGCGCACTTGTATTGGCACGCGTGAAGCGTATAATATTCGGCGTCCGGGATGAGAAATTCGGCGGGTGCGGTTCTGTTTTCAACATTGTGAATGAACCGAAACTAAACCACCGTGTCGAAATAACTCAAGGAGTGCTTGGTTCACAAGCCGCCTCTTTGATGAAGAGTTTCTTTGAAAAAAAACGGAAGAAAGAAAAAGGCAATCAGAAGTCTTCTGGATTCCCCGGCTAA
- a CDS encoding MFS transporter — MLVERSMKLYSYRWFVLLVFMFIAGMTQLLWITFAPITGKAAQFFNTSDLSVGLLSMCFMVVYILVVLPAAWVIDTYGFRVAVGIGALLTAVFALTRGIFASYYWVVFASQIGIAIGQPFIIGSITKVAARWFPINERATAAGLGTLALYIGILAAMILTPYLAMKYGIQGMLVIYGIVSVAAAITFAAFAREKPPTAPCPRGHEERVLMLDGLKKMLRQKDFILLLIIFFIGLGIFNSVSTWIENIVRPRGFSISQAGMLGGLMLIGGILGAIVMPLFSDKYRKRRTFILVSLIGLTPGLVGMTFFTSYALLLCSGFVFGFFLLSAGPIGFQYGAEITYPAPEGTSNNLLLVMGQISGIVFIFGMDMLKAPGTGSMTASLLMLTGLTIVCIILCTRLKESQLRD; from the coding sequence ATGTTGGTTGAAAGAAGTATGAAACTATACAGCTACCGGTGGTTTGTGCTCTTGGTTTTCATGTTTATTGCCGGTATGACCCAGTTACTCTGGATAACCTTTGCTCCTATCACTGGAAAAGCAGCACAGTTCTTCAATACGTCGGATCTGTCAGTTGGCCTGTTATCTATGTGCTTCATGGTGGTGTATATACTGGTTGTATTACCTGCCGCCTGGGTAATAGACACATATGGATTTCGCGTCGCAGTAGGTATAGGAGCGCTATTGACCGCGGTTTTCGCCTTGACACGCGGAATATTCGCCTCATACTACTGGGTAGTTTTCGCGTCACAGATCGGAATTGCCATAGGCCAACCCTTCATAATTGGTTCTATCACCAAAGTTGCTGCCCGATGGTTCCCGATCAACGAAAGGGCCACTGCCGCAGGATTGGGGACTCTGGCACTATACATCGGCATTCTCGCGGCAATGATCCTGACTCCCTATCTTGCCATGAAATACGGCATACAAGGCATGCTTGTCATATACGGTATAGTATCAGTAGCCGCGGCAATTACGTTTGCAGCCTTTGCAAGGGAAAAGCCTCCAACCGCGCCGTGCCCGCGGGGGCATGAAGAGAGAGTATTGATGCTCGATGGCCTCAAGAAAATGCTCAGGCAGAAGGATTTTATCTTATTGCTGATTATTTTCTTCATAGGCCTCGGTATATTCAACAGCGTCTCCACGTGGATAGAGAACATCGTGAGGCCACGAGGCTTCTCAATTTCCCAGGCCGGGATGTTAGGTGGACTGATGCTGATAGGCGGCATTTTGGGTGCCATAGTCATGCCACTCTTCTCTGATAAGTATCGTAAGAGAAGAACCTTTATTCTTGTGTCATTGATAGGGTTGACGCCGGGACTTGTTGGCATGACTTTTTTCACCAGTTACGCGCTTTTGCTCTGCTCGGGTTTTGTTTTTGGTTTCTTTCTACTAAGCGCTGGTCCAATTGGTTTCCAGTATGGTGCAGAAATAACCTATCCAGCTCCGGAAGGTACATCCAATAATCTACTCCTTGTCATGGGACAGATTTCTGGCATCGTTTTCATTTTTGGCATGGACATGTTGAAAGCGCCCGGGACCGGCAGCATGACCGCCTCTTTGCTTATGCTCACAGGATTGACCATAGTATGCATAATACTGTGTACCAGGTTAAAAGAATCTCAGTTGCGGGATTGA
- a CDS encoding biotin--[acetyl-CoA-carboxylase] ligase — protein MIEQIIRFGKVVSTQDKAKELIGEGRPVAVTALSQEKGRGRQGRNWYSPEGGLYVSLLLFPKARVTSIPLLASLTIIRTLEHYGLSNLSIHWPNDVLLKNHKICGVVCERYQDAVICGVGLNVNIEKFIPRLSGATSLRIETGQAFDIDEVLEVFLAKFNDLYEELQLKGLKVKEVLNYISGLGESVEVMTAKGVVQGTVCDIDDDWALLLRDESGIIKKYYYGDVRRLQW, from the coding sequence GTGATTGAACAAATCATTAGATTTGGCAAAGTTGTATCTACTCAGGACAAAGCGAAGGAGCTTATTGGAGAAGGACGTCCGGTAGCAGTAACCGCTTTGTCACAGGAAAAAGGCAGGGGCAGGCAAGGGAGAAATTGGTATTCTCCTGAGGGAGGGCTTTACGTTTCGCTGTTGCTCTTCCCGAAGGCTCGGGTGACATCAATTCCTTTGCTTGCTTCACTGACTATCATCAGAACCCTTGAGCATTACGGGCTTTCGAATTTGTCGATCCACTGGCCGAATGATGTTCTGTTGAAGAACCATAAGATTTGCGGTGTTGTTTGCGAACGTTATCAGGATGCGGTTATTTGCGGCGTGGGATTGAACGTCAATATTGAGAAGTTCATACCGCGACTGAGTGGTGCGACAAGTCTGAGAATCGAGACCGGTCAAGCATTCGATATTGATGAAGTCCTTGAGGTTTTTCTCGCTAAGTTCAATGATCTATACGAAGAATTGCAGTTGAAAGGATTGAAGGTAAAAGAGGTACTTAATTACATATCGGGGCTTGGCGAATCGGTCGAGGTCATGACCGCCAAGGGCGTGGTACAAGGTACTGTCTGTGATATTGATGATGACTGGGCTCTACTCTTAAGGGATGAGTCGGGCATCATCAAAAAATATTACTACGGCGATGTCAGACGTCTACAATGGTAG
- a CDS encoding type III pantothenate kinase, with the protein MVVVFDIGNTNIHVGVYRGKTLGRHLVFPTKSRLPNAKIKRILTDKKLRGAAIASVVPSVTKQIVNLCTKYGVSVVVVSSKIDCGITYAYRDPSTLGADRIAAVTGALARFRRDAIVVDAGTAITIDVVLSGGEYLGGVILPGMHMLSEIMHIRTAQLPEVVVRKPRNLAGRSTEECIQSGIFNGTMMMVGGFIKELKKQYGSDFFCVSTGGSGALLARHIKDIQKYDADLGMYGALAIYYRYA; encoded by the coding sequence ATGGTAGTTGTTTTTGACATCGGCAACACGAATATTCACGTCGGCGTTTACAGGGGCAAAACCCTTGGTCGCCACTTAGTTTTCCCGACTAAGAGCAGACTGCCAAATGCAAAGATCAAGAGAATATTGACTGACAAGAAACTAAGGGGTGCTGCCATTGCTTCGGTCGTGCCCAGTGTAACAAAGCAGATCGTCAATCTATGCACAAAGTATGGCGTGTCAGTTGTAGTTGTTTCTTCAAAGATCGACTGTGGCATCACTTATGCGTATCGCGACCCGTCGACACTGGGTGCAGACCGGATTGCCGCCGTTACTGGCGCTCTGGCTCGCTTCCGGCGTGATGCGATCGTAGTGGATGCAGGGACAGCGATCACAATAGATGTAGTTCTGAGTGGAGGAGAATATCTTGGTGGGGTGATATTGCCTGGCATGCATATGCTCTCAGAAATCATGCACATAAGAACCGCACAGCTGCCTGAGGTTGTTGTTAGGAAACCGAGAAACCTTGCAGGCAGGAGCACTGAGGAATGTATCCAGTCGGGCATTTTCAACGGAACCATGATGATGGTTGGCGGTTTTATCAAAGAACTGAAGAAACAGTATGGCAGTGACTTCTTTTGTGTGTCAACCGGCGGTTCGGGCGCGCTATTAGCCAGGCACATTAAGGATATCCAGAAGTATGATGCCGACCTCGGCATGTACGGCGCTCTGGCAATATATTATCGATATGCCTAG
- the tsaE gene encoding tRNA (adenosine(37)-N6)-threonylcarbamoyltransferase complex ATPase subunit type 1 TsaE, with the protein MPRTKKISKFLSETPDETRNVARELARSLKPGDVLYLYGELGSGKTVFVKGLCESLGVNDDVTSPSFVIATEYHGKYVIAHVDLYRLDGNAVTDLPIEEYILEKGITVIEWADRIRRVAQGIIVKMSILNHHKRTIEIEDLRD; encoded by the coding sequence ATGCCTAGGACTAAGAAAATAAGCAAGTTCTTGAGTGAAACCCCAGACGAAACCCGGAATGTAGCACGGGAACTCGCCCGGTCGCTAAAGCCTGGTGACGTTCTATACCTGTACGGAGAACTTGGCAGCGGTAAGACGGTTTTTGTCAAAGGTTTGTGTGAGTCGTTAGGTGTGAATGATGATGTGACGAGTCCAAGTTTTGTCATTGCCACTGAATATCACGGGAAGTATGTGATAGCGCATGTTGATCTTTACCGGCTGGACGGAAACGCAGTGACCGATCTGCCTATCGAAGAATATATTCTCGAGAAAGGTATTACCGTGATCGAATGGGCAGATCGTATCAGACGAGTGGCACAGGGAATTATCGTGAAAATGAGTATTTTGAACCACCATAAGAGAACGATTGAAATTGAAGATCTTAGGGATTGA
- the tsaB gene encoding tRNA (adenosine(37)-N6)-threonylcarbamoyltransferase complex dimerization subunit type 1 TsaB, whose product MKLKILGIETSSPIFSLCLNEDEETLREFSKRREIDGYGDAEIFKAAKDILDSVGGENIGAIAVSIGPGMFTSLRVGLSLAKGIALVNNTPLAAINTLDIIGVQPSLPNLRMTAVVNAYRGEVYAAFYDSGKRVSDYLLVTPQKLLEMVGEQAIIIGPGVDAVAGAGPVRSDIELRRDEKYLPTAKGVVSLALPRIRKSDFDDIHFLEPYYIKKTDAERNYAKDNAL is encoded by the coding sequence TTGAAATTGAAGATCTTAGGGATTGAAACATCGTCTCCAATATTCTCGTTATGTCTGAATGAGGATGAAGAGACGCTTCGGGAGTTCAGCAAGCGGCGTGAAATAGATGGCTATGGAGATGCAGAAATATTCAAGGCAGCGAAAGACATTCTCGATTCGGTTGGGGGCGAAAACATCGGTGCTATCGCAGTGAGCATCGGTCCCGGTATGTTCACTTCATTGCGTGTCGGCTTGAGCCTGGCAAAGGGTATTGCACTCGTCAACAATACGCCGCTGGCTGCGATCAATACATTGGATATAATCGGTGTACAACCTTCGCTGCCAAACTTGCGGATGACGGCTGTGGTGAATGCTTACCGCGGTGAGGTATATGCAGCATTCTATGACAGTGGTAAGCGAGTTAGTGATTATCTTCTTGTGACCCCCCAAAAACTATTAGAAATGGTCGGGGAACAAGCAATCATTATCGGTCCTGGAGTGGATGCTGTTGCCGGGGCTGGACCGGTCCGTTCTGATATCGAACTCAGAAGGGACGAAAAATACCTGCCCACTGCTAAAGGGGTAGTCTCGCTGGCGCTGCCCCGCATACGGAAAAGCGATTTCGACGATATCCATTTTCTCGAGCCATATTATATTAAGAAGACCGATGCCGAAAGAAATTATGCTAAGGATAATGCGCTTTGA
- the rimI gene encoding ribosomal protein S18-alanine N-acetyltransferase has protein sequence MPKEIMLRIMRFDDLDGVVEIERRVFPNPWPRYFFEKDLESGNAVALVVEDSGKVVGYALGACIDVALHISNIAVDTDFQRQGLGSKMLREMENVAVERGCGYAYLEVRTTNVAAINMYKSKGYDILYTRKRYYLDGNDAYVMHKELK, from the coding sequence ATGCCGAAAGAAATTATGCTAAGGATAATGCGCTTTGACGATCTGGATGGCGTGGTCGAGATCGAAAGGCGCGTGTTTCCAAATCCGTGGCCGCGTTATTTCTTTGAAAAGGACCTGGAGTCAGGAAACGCCGTTGCCCTTGTCGTTGAAGATAGCGGTAAGGTGGTCGGCTACGCGCTCGGTGCATGTATTGATGTCGCACTGCACATATCAAATATCGCAGTAGATACAGATTTTCAACGGCAGGGATTGGGCAGCAAAATGCTTCGCGAGATGGAGAACGTGGCGGTGGAGCGAGGTTGTGGTTATGCTTACCTCGAGGTGAGAACCACCAATGTCGCGGCGATAAATATGTACAAGAGCAAAGGTTATGATATTTTGTATACAAGAAAGAGATATTATTTAGATGGCAACGATGCATATGTAATGCATAAGGAGTTAAAATGA
- a CDS encoding HNH endonuclease: MIEAVRRKRKNTRRKAISYKGGRCEICGYDRCPDALEFHHRTNGNKDFGISQKGYTRSWERVKVELDKCVMLCANCHREVHAGFMQLPREIAVEKSGEFRET, from the coding sequence ATGATAGAGGCCGTCCGCCGGAAAAGGAAGAATACGCGAAGAAAAGCAATCTCTTACAAAGGCGGCCGCTGCGAAATCTGCGGATATGACCGTTGCCCAGACGCACTGGAATTTCACCACAGAACCAATGGTAATAAAGACTTCGGAATATCGCAGAAGGGGTATACGCGCAGTTGGGAAAGAGTGAAGGTCGAACTCGACAAGTGCGTTATGCTTTGCGCCAATTGTCATCGTGAGGTTCATGCCGGGTTCATGCAGCTTCCGCGAGAAATCGCGGTTGAAAAATCGGGTGAATTCAGGGAAACCTAA
- a CDS encoding PaaI family thioesterase yields the protein MKYKITGKQPNSKMCLVCGMKNPLGLKTFFYETETKELIAVFKPCEEHQSYPNRLHGGIAAAILDETIGRAILMHHDEEVWGVTIEIKTRFKKPMPLDGEITVIGRITKEGSRFFEGTGELILSDGEIAATAEGKYLKLPLDEIADFDREENEWRVIHSDNDPESIEI from the coding sequence GAAATATAAAATAACCGGTAAACAACCGAATTCAAAAATGTGTCTGGTATGTGGTATGAAGAACCCGTTGGGACTCAAAACATTCTTCTATGAAACTGAGACGAAGGAATTGATCGCAGTATTCAAGCCATGTGAAGAACACCAGAGTTATCCAAACCGTCTGCACGGCGGTATTGCCGCGGCGATCCTCGACGAGACGATCGGCCGGGCCATCCTAATGCATCACGACGAGGAAGTGTGGGGTGTCACGATCGAGATAAAGACCCGTTTCAAGAAACCGATGCCGCTCGATGGTGAGATCACCGTCATCGGCCGGATAACAAAAGAAGGCAGCCGCTTCTTCGAAGGGACCGGTGAATTGATATTGAGTGATGGTGAAATCGCTGCGACCGCCGAAGGCAAATACCTGAAACTGCCGCTCGATGAAATTGCAGATTTTGACCGGGAAGAGAATGAGTGGCGCGTCATCCACTCGGACAACGATCCGGAAAGTATCGAGATATAG